One part of the uncultured Bacteroides sp. genome encodes these proteins:
- the murA gene encoding UDP-N-acetylglucosamine 1-carboxyvinyltransferase, producing MASFVIEGGHKLCGEIIPQGAKNEVLQIICATLLTSEEVIVSNIPDILDVNNLIQLMRNMGVTVAKTGVDTYSFKAENVDLAYLESDEFLKKCSSLRGSVMLIGPMIARFGKALISKPGGDKIGRRRLDTHFLGIQKLGAEFNYIDDRGVFEIKADQLKGTYLLLDEASVTGTANIVMAAVLAKGTTTIYNAACEPYLQQLCKMLNRMGAKISGIASNLLIIEGVESLGGTTHTVLPDMIEVGSFIGMAAMTRSELTIKNVSYENLGIIPESFRRLGIKLEQRGDDIYIPSQESYEIESFMDGSIMTIADAPWPGLTPDLLSVLLVVATQAKGSVLIHQKMFESRLFFVDKLIDMGAQIILCDPHRAVVIGHDHQLTLRGGNMTSPDIRAGIALLIAAMSASGISRINNIEQIDRGYQDIERRLNALGARITRIQE from the coding sequence ATGGCTTCATTTGTAATAGAAGGAGGACACAAGCTTTGTGGAGAGATTATCCCACAAGGAGCAAAGAACGAAGTACTGCAGATTATTTGTGCAACATTACTAACTTCTGAAGAGGTTATTGTGAGTAACATTCCCGATATCTTGGATGTGAATAATCTTATCCAGTTAATGAGAAACATGGGTGTAACAGTCGCCAAGACAGGTGTTGATACCTATTCGTTCAAAGCAGAGAATGTGGATCTTGCTTATCTGGAAAGTGATGAGTTCCTGAAAAAGTGCTCCAGCCTTCGTGGATCGGTAATGCTTATTGGCCCAATGATTGCCCGTTTTGGTAAGGCACTGATCTCAAAACCCGGAGGAGACAAAATTGGTCGCCGCCGTTTGGATACTCATTTCCTGGGTATACAGAAGTTAGGTGCCGAATTTAATTATATTGATGATAGAGGTGTTTTCGAAATAAAAGCCGATCAACTTAAAGGTACTTACCTTTTACTTGATGAGGCTTCCGTAACCGGTACTGCAAATATTGTGATGGCTGCTGTATTGGCTAAAGGAACAACAACTATTTATAACGCTGCCTGCGAACCTTATCTGCAACAACTTTGCAAGATGTTGAACAGAATGGGGGCGAAGATTAGTGGAATAGCTTCAAACCTCCTGATAATTGAGGGAGTTGAAAGCCTTGGAGGAACTACTCATACCGTTCTTCCAGATATGATTGAAGTAGGAAGCTTTATTGGTATGGCTGCAATGACTCGCAGTGAACTAACCATTAAGAATGTATCTTACGAGAATCTGGGAATTATTCCTGAAAGTTTTCGTCGTTTAGGTATCAAGCTTGAACAACGCGGTGATGATATTTATATTCCTTCTCAGGAAAGTTACGAGATTGAGTCGTTCATGGATGGTTCTATTATGACTATTGCCGATGCTCCATGGCCGGGACTTACTCCAGACCTTTTAAGTGTGCTTCTTGTGGTAGCTACTCAGGCAAAAGGAAGTGTACTTATTCACCAGAAAATGTTTGAAAGCCGCCTGTTCTTCGTGGATAAACTGATAGACATGGGCGCACAGATTATTTTATGCGACCCTCACCGTGCAGTTGTCATCGGTCATGATCACCAGTTAACGTTGCGTGGCGGAAATATGACCTCTCCTGATATCCGTGCCGGAATTGCTTTGCTTATTGCAGCTATGAGTGCATCGGGTATAAGCCGTATTAATAACATAGAACAGATTGACCGTGGTTACCAGGATATCGAAAGACGACTAAATGCTCTTGGTGCACGCATTACACGTATACAAGAATGA
- a CDS encoding DUF4290 domain-containing protein translates to MEYNTQQRVLPLPEYGRSIQNMVDHCLTLEDRAERQRCANTIINIMGNMFPHLRDVPDFKHKLWDHLAIMSDFKLDIDFPYEIIEKDNLITKPDVIPYPSSKIRYRHYGRTLEKMIKLAADYPEGEEKKQLVTLVANHMKKSFMNWNKDNVDDRKIFEDLIEYTNGKISLDADTIKLMETKAILFRKTKPTNNTRRYSK, encoded by the coding sequence ATGGAATATAACACTCAACAACGAGTATTACCGCTTCCCGAATACGGACGAAGCATTCAGAACATGGTTGATCATTGCCTGACTCTTGAGGACAGAGCTGAAAGACAACGTTGTGCAAATACTATTATCAATATCATGGGGAATATGTTCCCGCATTTGCGTGATGTGCCCGACTTTAAGCACAAGCTTTGGGATCACCTGGCAATTATGTCTGATTTTAAGCTGGATATTGATTTTCCGTATGAGATTATTGAGAAAGATAATCTGATTACTAAACCAGATGTGATTCCTTATCCAAGCTCAAAGATTCGTTATCGTCATTACGGCCGTACTTTGGAAAAGATGATTAAGCTTGCTGCCGATTATCCTGAAGGTGAAGAGAAGAAACAATTGGTTACTTTAGTAGCTAACCATATGAAAAAGAGTTTTATGAACTGGAATAAGGATAATGTTGACGATCGTAAAATATTTGAGGATTTAATTGAATATACAAACGGTAAGATATCACTGGATGCAGATACAATTAAGCTTATGGAAACAAAAGCTATTCTTTTCCGTAAGACTAAGCCAACCAATAACACACGCCGCTACTCTAAATAA
- the rimM gene encoding ribosome maturation factor RimM (Essential for efficient processing of 16S rRNA), whose amino-acid sequence MIKREEVYKIGLFNKPHGIHGELSFSFTDDVFDRVDCDYFICLLDGIFVPFFIEEYRFRSDSTALVKLEGIDTAEKGRMFTNVEVYFPVKFAEESSVDELAWDYFVGFRVIDKRHGDIGTVVEVDESTINTLFVLDKDGEELLIPAQEEFILDMDHKKKQMTVDLPEGLLSLEDVETLD is encoded by the coding sequence ATGATAAAACGGGAAGAAGTATATAAGATAGGTCTCTTTAATAAGCCTCACGGCATTCATGGCGAGTTGTCGTTCTCCTTTACAGACGATGTGTTTGATAGGGTAGACTGCGATTATTTCATCTGCTTGCTAGATGGCATCTTTGTTCCGTTTTTTATTGAAGAATACCGCTTTCGGTCGGATTCTACCGCTTTGGTTAAGCTCGAAGGGATAGATACAGCCGAAAAAGGACGTATGTTTACCAACGTTGAAGTCTATTTCCCAGTGAAGTTTGCCGAAGAGTCTTCAGTAGATGAGCTTGCCTGGGACTACTTTGTAGGTTTCCGGGTTATAGATAAACGTCACGGCGACATAGGTACGGTGGTTGAAGTGGATGAGTCCACCATTAATACGCTCTTCGTACTCGATAAAGACGGTGAAGAACTCCTTATCCCTGCTCAGGAAGAGTTTATTCTGGATATGGATCACAAGAAAAAACAAATGACTGTTGATCTTCCCGAAGGATTATTATCGCTGGAAGATGTGGAGACACTCGACTGA
- a CDS encoding ABC transporter ATP-binding protein, which produces MPDAIIQTHDLTIGYVTRKGTYPVQIRLSLEVFQGEMVCLIGPNGCGKSTLLRTIAGLQPPLRGEVRIDNLPLGKQSISDKARLLSLVLTDRVEVSNLTVFNLVAMGRNPYTDWLGKLTDHDKELVNTALSQVHLEGYADHFINELSDGERQRAMIAKALVQDTPVILLDEPTAHLDINNRVEVMMLLHELARQTNKAIVLSTHELDLALQTADKLWLMTPKHGIAVGTPEDLILTNRFQKVFANNSYRFDPSTGNFMVKHAETPRVVSLKVIGTGYRAYWTERALVRNGYKISPEATDFVTVDEATDSWLFSKDGKEYVCSSLQELLAQMELN; this is translated from the coding sequence ATGCCCGATGCAATTATACAAACCCACGACTTAACTATCGGATATGTAACCCGAAAGGGCACCTATCCGGTGCAGATACGTCTTTCTCTCGAGGTTTTTCAAGGAGAAATGGTTTGCCTGATTGGTCCCAACGGATGTGGAAAATCAACTCTTTTGCGTACAATAGCCGGACTTCAGCCTCCATTGCGTGGAGAAGTCCGTATTGATAACCTTCCATTAGGGAAACAATCTATTTCAGATAAAGCACGTTTGCTATCGCTTGTACTTACCGATAGGGTGGAAGTGAGCAACCTCACAGTTTTCAACCTGGTGGCAATGGGCAGGAATCCTTATACCGACTGGCTTGGGAAATTAACCGATCACGACAAGGAACTGGTAAATACAGCTCTTTCTCAGGTACACCTCGAAGGATATGCCGATCACTTTATCAATGAACTCTCTGATGGAGAGCGTCAACGAGCGATGATAGCTAAAGCCCTGGTGCAGGATACTCCGGTTATTTTGCTTGATGAACCCACTGCTCACCTGGATATTAACAACAGGGTAGAGGTGATGATGCTTCTTCATGAACTTGCAAGGCAGACAAATAAAGCAATTGTGCTCTCTACTCACGAGCTCGATCTTGCTTTGCAAACAGCGGACAAGCTTTGGCTTATGACTCCAAAACATGGAATTGCCGTAGGTACGCCCGAAGATCTGATTCTTACCAATCGTTTTCAGAAAGTATTTGCCAACAACTCTTATCGCTTCGACCCATCAACCGGTAACTTTATGGTGAAACACGCAGAAACTCCCCGTGTGGTATCGCTGAAAGTCATAGGAACAGGCTATCGTGCATACTGGACGGAACGTGCGTTGGTGAGAAATGGTTATAAAATATCTCCTGAGGCAACAGATTTTGTAACGGTAGATGAAGCTACTGATTCCTGGCTCTTTTCTAAAGATGGCAAAGAGTATGTCTGCTCTTCCCTTCAGGAACTTCTGGCTCAAATGGAATTAAATTAA